A genomic region of Pelodiscus sinensis isolate JC-2024 chromosome 19, ASM4963464v1, whole genome shotgun sequence contains the following coding sequences:
- the LOC102448720 gene encoding uncharacterized protein KIAA1958-like has protein sequence MSENVCDDVYNNVSSVAMDLSNLVTWAHTHGTICSQIPGLEIIQNMGHPTRDNSVLWICESGHAYHWPCGALYFRSQEEREEAVEQRKRSRSYDSWSMEHNVSEKRYRVVSPFEQKKADSINMGSSSRSPEVMQRKEDAFCVMSDTTVPKAKQSEALPQKDNFSTRPCFAAELSLPSNECHVKTDPDNDEPESREDRQEISDEEEFEAGDPIYRSNCDSERVVQNKETSAEEELQIHGDGKVSSKEATIQTTVSVFKEKAAVIPCLQGETLEDSAYRILEHNCLKLTALHPTKAKSKTSKARDSYESTVSKEKLKPFPVSSVETKAQFEPSTFMVFYDTAPTGAVHQQLQLCPSTCATSGTGVAGNYAEIPPEKSKQPGPLNAANSSALPTLENENSEDNLPVSSNKKTLKKSESKRIRNIGDIKMFRDWLASHYPSETREIFTLPPADLDNYLASFYTRVRKQNGTEFSANSLFFFQSSIDRYLKEHKYEYSVSKGPEFTASQEALKAKCQHLARKERERDWNILENLTDRDVENLRKKGILSRMHPEGFLHLMLVNIIRGFGANTHSQTPNLWWGQIVLKKNAQGLEYLEWKDDLNTQASTEESVLYIYAKPDNPGNCPVRDYKEYAKRRPLDMHHDRDPFYLSPKPLCCIWDQIWYCRKALTKTKMEKMMKVIVQQVKGSEKRSMK, from the exons ATG AGTGAGAACGTTTGTGATGACGTGTACAACAATGTCAGCTCGGTTGCCATGGATCTCTCTAATTTAGTGACTTGGGCACATACTCATGGCACTATCTGCAGCCAGATCCCAGGCTTGGAGATTATACAGAATATGGGACATCCCACCAGGGACAACTCTGTTTTGTGGATATGTGAGTCTGGGCATGCATATCACTGGCCGTGTGGGGCGTTATATTTCAGAAgccaggaggaaagggaggaagctgTAGAACAAAGAAAGAGGTCCAGAAGCTATGACTCCTGGTCAATGGAACATAATGTAAGTGAAAAGAGATACAGGGTAGTCTCCCCTTTTGAACAAAAGAAAGCTGATTCTATTAACATGGGCTCGAGTAGCAGATCCCCCGAAGTAATGCAGAGGAAAGAGGATGCATTCTGTGTAATGTCTGATACAACAGTGCCAAAAGCAAAGCAAAGTGAAGCACTTCCTCAGAAAGACAACTTCTCTACGAGGCCATGCTTTGCAGCAGAGCTGAGTCTCCCATCAAATGAGTGTCATGTCAAAACCGACCCAGATAATGATGAGCCAGAAAGCAGAGAGGACCGGCAAGAGATCTCAGATGAAGAAGAATTTGAAGCTGGAGACCCAATATACAGAAGTAATTGTGATTCTGAAAGAGTAGTCCAAAATAAAGAAACGTCTGCTGAGGAAGAACTGCAAATTCATGGAGATGGTAAGGTCAGTAGCAAGGAAGCAACCATCCAGACGACAGTTTCTGTCTTTAAAGAAAAGGCTGCAGTAATTCCATGTTTACAAGGGGAGACTTTAGAGGACAGCGCTTATAGGATTCTGGAACACAACTGCTTGAAGTTaactgctcttcatcccacaaAGGCCAAGAGCAAAACCTCTAAAGCAAGAGATTCCTATGAATCAACAGTGTCCAAAGAAAAGTTAAAGCCATTTCCTGTCTCCAGTGTGGAAACAAAGGCCCAGTTTGAGCCATCCACATTCATGGTTTTCTATGACACTGCACCCACTGGAGCTGTTCATCAACAGCTCCAGCTGTGCCCATCAACATGTGCCACATCAGGAACCGGAGTAGCTGGGAACTATGCTGAAATACCTCCTGAGAAGAGCAAACAGCCGGGACCACTGAATGCTGCAAATTCTTCAGCCCTGCCTACTCTGGAGAATGAAAACTCAGAGGACAATCTGCCTGTATCTTCAAACAAAA AGACATTGAAGAAGTCGGAGAGTAAGAGAATTCGTAATATTGGTGATATAAAAATGTTCAGAGACTGGTTGGCTTCTCATTATCCTTCTGAAACGCGTGAGATCTTCACACTGCCTCCTGCAGACCTTGATAATTACCTAGCCTCCTTCTACACTAGAGTCAGGAAGCAGAATGGTACAGAGTTTTCCGCCAACTCTTTATTCTTCTTTCAGAGCAGTATAGACAGATACCTCAAGGAGCACAAGTACGAGTATAGTGTGAGTAAAGGGCCTGAGTTCACAGCATCTCAGGAAGCATTAAAGGCAAAGTGCCAGCATCTAGCacggaaggagagggagagagattggAATATTTTGGAAAACCTGACAGATAGAGATGTAGAGAATCTTCGTAAAAAGGGCATACTGAGTCGAATGCATCCCGAAGGATTTCTACACCTAATGCTCGTGAACATCATCCGAGGTTTTGGGGCAAACACGCACAGTCAGACTCCAAACCTGTGGTGGGGGCAAATTGTGTTAAAAAAGAATGCGCAAGGATTAGAGTACTTGGAGTGGAAAGATGATCTGAACACACAGGCAAGCACAGAGGAGTCAGTTCTATATATTTATGCTAAGCCTGATAATCCAGGCAACTGTCCAGTCAGAGATTATAAGGAGTATGCTAAGAGACGGCCACTGGATATGCATCATGACCGTGATCCATTTTACTTGTCTCCTAAACCTTTGTGCTGCATATGGGACCAAATATGGTACTGtagaaaagcactgacaaaaaCCAAAATGGAGAAAATGATGAAAGTCATTGTCCAGCAGGTCAAAGGATCTGAAAAAAGGTCCATGAAATAA